The region AGGCGTTACACCCGAAGGGTATTTAGGCTGGTAGCCCTACAGTTGCGCCAATAGATATAGTACTGCCATGCGAACCGCCACGCCATTTTCGACCTGATCCAGAATGATGGAATGCGATGAATCGGCCGCGTCGGAGGTTAGTTCGACGCCCCGGTTGATGGGGCCGGGGTGCATAAGCACAATGGGCCGGTCCAGCTCATCGAGCATCTGTTTCGAAATGCCGAAGTAAAGCGAATACTCCCGCAGCGACGGAAAATATTTGATCTGCTGCCGTTCTAACTGAATGCGGAGCACGTTAGCCACATCGCACCAGGCCAAAGCCTCCCGAACGTCATGCCCGACTTTTACGCCCAGGGCGTCGATATGTTTAGGAATAAGCGTTTTAGGACCGCAAACCATCACCTCGGCACCCTGTTTTTGCAGACAGAAAATGTTGGACAGGGCCACCCGTGAGTGGGTAATGTCGCCAATGATGGCTACCCGCTTACCGGCCACATCGCCTAGTTTTTCACGAATAGAGAAGGAGTCGAGCAGGGCTTGGGTTGGGTGTTCGTGGGTGCCGTCGCCCGCGTTGACAACATTGGCTTTGATGTGTTTGGTAAGGTAGTGAGGAGCACCGGGGCTGCTGTGGCGCATGACCACCATATCGACCTTCATGGCCAGAATATTGTTGACTGTATCCAGCAGCGTTTCCCCTTTTTTGACCGAACTACCCGAAGCTGAAAAGTTGACAACATCGGCAGATAAACGTTTTTCGGCCAGCTCAAAGGAGAGCCGGGTCCGGGTCGAATTTTCAAAAAAAACGTTGGCAATGGTCACGTCACGCAGAGAAGGAACCTTCTTGATGGGGCGATTGATAACTTCTTTGAATTGACTGGCCGTGTCCAGAATAAGTTGAATGTCAGACTCGGTCAGGTCTTTGATACCCACCAAATGGCGGACACTAAGCGATTGGGCCATGAGAGCAGTATAACTATAAATTGGGCAAAGATAGACCGGAACCCGTTAAAGAAAAACGGCTTCGCCGGATTCGATGCGGAATGACGGCTCCCTGTGGGCGAATTCTGGCTGTTTAGTCAGGTATTACGTATGACTAATTACCGTTTCGCAAAAGGAAAAATACTGGACTCCACGTGCGATTCATTCATCAGTTTGATGAGATAGCGGGCTTTGTCGGGAAATTTATTCGCCAGATTATGGCTCTCGAAGGGGTCTTTGGCTAGGTCGTATAGTTCAATAGGGCCATTGGGATTACCAGCCGCCTGCAATCGAACCGCTTTCCAGTCGCCCTGACGGATGGCCTGTTTGCCGCCACTTTCATGAAATTCCCAGTAGAGG is a window of Spirosoma linguale DSM 74 DNA encoding:
- a CDS encoding aspartate carbamoyltransferase (TIGRFAM: aspartate carbamoyltransferase~PFAM: aspartate/ornithine carbamoyltransferase carbamoyl-P binding domain; aspartate/ornithine carbamoyltransferase Asp/Orn-binding region~KEGG: hypothetical protein); the encoded protein is MAQSLSVRHLVGIKDLTESDIQLILDTASQFKEVINRPIKKVPSLRDVTIANVFFENSTRTRLSFELAEKRLSADVVNFSASGSSVKKGETLLDTVNNILAMKVDMVVMRHSSPGAPHYLTKHIKANVVNAGDGTHEHPTQALLDSFSIREKLGDVAGKRVAIIGDITHSRVALSNIFCLQKQGAEVMVCGPKTLIPKHIDALGVKVGHDVREALAWCDVANVLRIQLERQQIKYFPSLREYSLYFGISKQMLDELDRPIVLMHPGPINRGVELTSDAADSSHSIILDQVENGVAVRMAVLYLLAQL